AAGATCAAGGAATAAACAATATGTACTACGATAAAATTATCAGTAGTATGTATCCCACAAACTTGACACCAAATATTATTGAGGAACGCCAAATGAACGCAGTAGCGATGGACGTTTTTTCGCGTTTAATGATGGACCGCATAATTTTTCTCGGCACCGGAATTAACGATCAAGTTGCAAACATAGTGCAGGCGCAATTACTGTTCTTGGCCAGTACCGACGCATCACGCGATATACAAATTTATATTAATTCGCCAGGTGGTAGTGTTTATGCAGGTTTAGGAATTTACGATACAATGCAATTTATAAAACCGGACGTTGCAACTATTTGTACTGGTATGGCAGCCTCCATGGCCGCAGTACTATTATGTGCTGGCGAAAAAGGAAAACGCAGTGGCTTAACGCACTCACGCGTTATGATTCATCAACCTTTGGGTGGAGCACAGGGCCAAGCGAGCGATATTGAAATTACGGCCCGCGAAATAATTACCTTAAAAGAAGAGCTTTATAAAATAATTGCCAAGCATTCCGGTCAAACCTATGAAAAGGTTTATGACGATAGCGACCGCGATTATTGGATGAAAGCCGATAAAGCTTTGGAGTACGGAATGATTGATGAAATATTGACCCGAAGCTAAAAAAAACAGATTTTTTGAAAAAAAATAATATGTCGAAAGAAGATTTAGAATGTTCCTTCTGCGGTCGTAAAAAGGCTGAAACCAATTTGCTCATTGCAGGATTGGACGCTCATATATGCGATCGATGCATTGAGCAAGCCCACGGCATTGTGGTAGAAGAAGCCTTGCACTCAGGCAATACGGAACTGTCCAAAGATTTAATGCTGAAGAAACCAAAATTGATAAAAGCCTTTTTGGACGAATACGTTATTGGACAAGAATTTACCAAAAAAGTAATGTCCGTGGCGGTTTACAATCACTACAAACGATTGCTTCAGCCAAAAAGCGATGACGATATTGAAATACAAAAAAGTAATATAATTATTGTAGGGCAAACAGGAACGGGAAAAACATTAATTGCAAAAACAATTGCAAAAATGCTAAACGTACCTTTAGCCATTGTAGATGCCACTGTTTTAACCGAAGCTGGATATGTAGGCGAAGACGTTGAAAGTATTTTAACACGCTTGTTGCAAGCTGCAGATTATAACCTTGAAAAGGCAGAAAACGGAATTGTATTTATTGACGAAATAGATAAAATAGCCCGTAAAAGCGACAACCCATCTATCACACGAGATGTTAGTGGTGAAGGTGTACAGCAAGCCCTTTTAAAACTTTTGGAGGGAACTACGGTAAACGTACCGCCAAAAGGGGGTAGAAAACATCCCGATCAAAAATTTATTGAAGTAAATACCGAAAACATTCTCTTTATTGCTGGGGGTGCTTTTGATGGTATTGAGCGGCATATTTCAAAACGATTAAATATGCAAGCCGTTGGATTTACAGCATCTTTAAATGAAAATCAAGTGGAGCGCGAAAACATGCTTCGCTATATTATCCCGAAAGATTTAAAGGATTTTGGCCTAATTCCAGAAATAATCGGTCGTCTTCCGGTATTAACCTATATGAATCCGCTGGACAAGGAAACGCTTCGAGCTATACTTACAGAGCCTAAAAACGCAATTATTAAGCAGTACAAAAAACTGTTTGAAATGGACGGGATTGATTTTGTGATAACTGATGAAGCGCTAGATTTTGTAGTAGAACAAGCTATAAATTACAAACTTGGCGCACGTGGACTTCGATCGTTGTGCGAAGCCGTTTTAACCGATGCTATGTATGAAATGCCTGGCACAGACGAAAAAACCGTTCGCGTCACCAAACAATATGCCGAAGAAAAACTTAATAAATCATCCCTTAAAAAGTTGAAAGCGGTTTCTTAAGTTATACCTTCCTAAAAAGTAAAAACCTCGAGAGTATTATTCTCGAGGTTTTTTTTATGCGGGTTAGTTAGTCTTCTATGGAGATGCAATAATCGAATTATTCTTAGTATGTAGAATCTTATTTTGCATTTGTTCCTTTTTACATTTCAGATTGTATCCAGCTACTTCACCTTCGTTATTAACTGCGGTTGTGGTCGCGCAAGATGAAAGCGCCACACTAAAAATTAAAAGGATAACTATGCAAAAATTATTTTTCATTTTAAACCAATTTATTTGATTGACACAAAAATACGGGCAAAGCGCGACGCAAAAAAAAATTTTAGCCGAACGTCGAGGATAATCGATGAACTACATTTAAACCGATAAAATTTCGGTAAAACGCATTAAATCAACTATTTAAATTTGATTGAAATTCTTTATAGAAAGGCAGGTGGATTAGGTTATTTTATTTAATTGTAAAAGTTCTTCCAGTAGATCGCGTGTATTTGAAAGTCTCGGCACCTTGTGTTGCCCACCTAATTTGTTTTTATGCTTTAGCCAATCATAGAAAAGATTTTCTCTAGCATGATGCACTTTTGGCGCATTTAAGGTTGTATTGTTAAAGCGTTTTGCTTCATAATCGCTATTTAAATCTTGAAGCGCAGAATCTAAAAGTTCCGTAAAAGTATTTAAGTCTTGCGGAGGATTTTTAAATTCAATAATCCATTCGTGAGCCCCTTTGTCTCTACCATTCATAAAAATGGGCGCTGCTGTATAATCTACAATTTCGGCATTGGTTAGATGCGAAACTTTGCGGAGGGCAGTTTCGGCGTTTTCAATAATTAATTCTTCACCAAATACATTTATATGGTGTTTTGTTCTTCCGGTAACTCTTATTCGGTAGGGATTTGTAGAGGTAAAGCGAACGGTATCACCAATTTTATATCGCCAAAGACCTGCATTAGTAGTAATAACAATGGCATAATTTTTACCCTGTTCCACCGCACTCAAAGGGATTACCGTTTCATCGGAGCTTCCGTAACCATCCATTGGTATAAATTCATAAAATATTCCATAGTCCAGCATTAATAGCAATTCCTTATTCTCGTTGCGATCTTGTATAGCAAAGAATCCTTCGGAGGCATTGTAAATTTCGTAATATCGAAAATCGCTTTTTGGCAGTAAGTTATTGTACTGCTCTATATAGGGGTCAAAATTTACTCCGCCGTGAAAATAAACTTCCAAATTGGGCCAAACTTCAAAAAGATTATTTCTTCCGGTAGTTTCAATAACTTGGTTTAATAAAACTAGCATCCACGAAGGCACTCCGGCAAGACTGGTTACATTTTCTTTTATAGTTTCATTTACAATGGCTTGCATTTTTGTTTCCCAGTCGCCCATGAGCGAAACTTCGTTGCTAGGTGTACTGCTGTATTCGGCCCAAAACGGCATATTATCTATTAAAATTGCTGAAAGATCGCCAAACACGGTGCCATTTTCCTCGTACAATTGTTTGCTTCCACCAAGCCTTAAACTTTTGCCCAAAAACAAATTGGCATCGGGATTATTGTTTAAATACATACACAGCAGGTCTTTGCTGGCGGCATAATGACAGTTTTCTAAAGAATCGTTGGTAACGGGTATAAATTTACTTTTGGCATTTGTAGTGCCGCTAGATTTCGCAAACCACTTAATGGGTGTGGGCCAGAATATATTAGATTCTCCTTTGCGCGCACGTTCTATTTGTGGTTCGAAGTCTTCGTACGTAGTAATAGGGACTCGCGCCGAAAATTCGCGATAGGTTTTTATAGATCCAAAATCGTATGCTTTGCCAATTTCGGTATATTTTGCTTTTTGCAATAAATTAAATAGTAGTTCTTCCTGCACTTCAATAGGATACTTCAAAAAAAGGTCTATTTGATGAAATCTTTTTTTTAGAAACCACGAAGCAATAGAATTAACAATGGGGATTGGCATATTTTTCTGCTATCTTTATGCTATAAAAATAACCATTTTATAATTACGATTTCCTCTTTTTTTGAAGTGATATTTTACAAGATTTCTTTGGAAATGATTTCGACTTAACTTTTTTTAAATAAATGAATTACGAAGGCCTACTTACAAAAATGCAAACTGAAAATGGATCTCCCATTCAATACTACCTCGTTTTTGACAATGATTTTTTAAATGTAAACCAATTATTGAATAAGTTGGTAACTATTAATTTTCTGAATTATCAATGTTTAAATTGTGGCCTTCAAAAGAAAATCTATCGCCAAGGGTTTTGTTACGATTGCTTTTTTAAAATTCCACAAGCGGCAGATTGGATTATTAGTCCCGAAAAAAGCAAGGCGCATTTGGGCATCGAAGAGCGCGATTTGGCATACGAAGAAAAGGTACAATTACAACCCCACGTTGTGTATCTTGCCAATAGTAGTAGTGTAAAAGTTGGGGTAACGCGCAGATCGCAAATCCCCACACGTTGGATTGATCAAGGAGCGCACGAAGCAATTGAAATAGTAGAAGTGCCCAATAGATACCTCGCCGGAATTACAGAGGTTGCCCTTAAAAGTTTTGTTAGCGATAAAACCAACTGGCGGGCTATGTTAAAAAACGATATAAAGGACGAAGATCTAGTTGCGTGGCGCAACAAGTTAAAGCAGTACATTCCCGTGGAAGCTGCCGAATATTATTTGGAAAACAATACCGAAATAAATCTTGAATTTCCGGTTTTAACCTATCCCGAAAAGCCAAAATCATTAAACCTCGAAAAAAATCCTTTTTTCGAAGGCACTCTTAAAGGAATAAAAGGACAATACTTACTTTTTGAAGACAATACGGTATTTAACGTTCGCGGTAATGAAGGTGCGGTGGTGCGTATTACAGTAAACTAAATTCTAATTCCCAACTTTAGGGGTTTGGGATGCTTTGGTAGAATCTGCTCTCTTTTTTCTTCCGCCCAAAATTCCGCCCAGTACATCTTTAATTATTTGTGTGTTTTGCTGCTGGGTAGTTTGTTGCTGATTGTTAGTGTTCGTATTGTTTTTTGTAGAATCAGTCTTCGTTCCGCCAGAAAATACTTCTTCTAATAGTCCAGTTCCCTTATCTATCAATTTGTCTTTTTGCTTTGCTAAGATTTGCTTGGTTAGTGTATTTATTGCGTTTTCAGGATCAAGTGAAACTTGCGGATTTGTAAAGGTTCCTTTTAAACCAATGGGTAGCGCAACGCTCATGGCATCGGCTTCCTGCGGATTCAAATTTTGAAGCAGTTTTGTAACATCACTTCCCAAATATTTTGCGGGTACATCCATCGTTAGGTTGTAATCTATAGATTTGTCCAGCCCATGGGTTCCGGCCACCGCAACGTTAATTCCTTTAATATCAAAATCAAATGGTTTTACTTCTATTTTACCATTATTGAAGGTGAAATTTGTGCTCACGTCTCTTAAACTCAACCTGTCTAAATTTAAAAATGAAACTTTTTTGCCTAGGGCTGAAAGTAAGGGTGTTTGTTGCGGATCTACTTCGGCAGTGATGATTTGGGCCAGAGCAGTCCCCGCCAGTGTAGTTAATTTTGGTGAAAGATCGTTTGTAAGTTGGCCGTTTAATTCAAATTTTGTGTTTAAACTGCCTTGCAATGCTTTTGCAATTGGCACTAAATACTTAAACATTTCCAACTTTTCGAAAGATTGTTCAATGTCAATTTTGCTTAAATCCAAAACCATTGCGAAAGATGGAGTTTCACTTTTGGTAGAAACATTTCCTGAAAGCGCAATGTTTCCACCAAAAATATTTGAGGTAAAATTGCCGATGGTTATGGCTTCATTTGCAATTGTGGCAGTGCCTTTTGCATCTTTTAATTCCAAGTTGTCATAAATTAAGTTATTGGCCTTAAAATTTATTGAAGCATTCAAAAAATCTGGAATTTTTACACCGTCCGACCTTGCAGTTTTTTGAGAATTATCGCCGCTTTCTTCTAAATTATTTTTAGATGAAGAGGAATCTGAAGCCATAAAATCATTCACATTAAAAGTGTTTGATTGCACGTTAAACTGACCTTTTAAATCTTGTTTGCTCATTAAAAATGGAATGAGGTTTTTAATATTTCCCGAAGCTTTAATGTCAGTTTGGCCGGTTGATGCGTTTAATTCTTTTAATGTAAAAACACCTGGTTGTAGCGACAAATTTGCGTTGGCCACATTTAATTTGTTTTTAAAACCTGCATCGTATTTAAAATTATTCAGGCTCGCGGTTCCGCGGGCATCTATCTTATCATAATGCTCCTTTTCAACCGATTCCATATCAAAATTCGCGATAATATCTGCTTTAAAAATGCCGCTGAGTTTTTGTTCCATTTCAACAGGCAGGACCTTTTCAATATTCGCTAAATTAAGTGTGCCCTGCATTTCTAAATTAACTAGTGGATTTTCGACCATATTTTTTATACTTCCCTTCAGTCTAAAAGGTTCGCCATCTATCATAAAGTTGAAGGTTGAAATATCTAAAAAAGTATCTTTTAGTAATCCAGTTTCGTTTTTTAATTGTACGTCTATGGTTATGTTTTCAACAGTTTTTGGCAGCTCTGGATATTTAAAGGAAGCGTTGTTGCTCGCTATTTTTATATCCATTGTCGGAATGTGTGTGCTATCAACAATTCCTTTTAACATACCATTTACGGTGAAATTCCCTGTAGTTTTTACATGGCTTATTTGCTTCACATACGTTTCTGGAATAACGGCCAGGAAATTTTTAAAGTCGGAAGACGGCGTTTTAAAAGTGAGATCTATTTGGTTGTTAGCCTCGTTCACTTTTACAAAACCGTTAAAAGTTAATGGCAGCTCATTGATTTTGGCTTCGTTTTCAAGAAAAGTGTATTTCAGGTTTTTTAAATCTATTTTAAAGATGGCGTCGAGTGAAAGTCGGTTTTTAGTCAAATATTCGGTATTGTCCATCCGGAACGAGGCAAAAGCTTCAGTCTGGGTATCTAGATTGCTAATTTCCTGCGAAAGATCGCCGCGGCCCGTGTGTTGTACGTTGGTGAGAGTTAAAAAAGTTTTGTTCCCCACATCGGCATAATGAACACGTGAGTTTTTTATTTCGTATTTTTTTAAATCGAATGTAAATCCACCATTTGTTTCTTCTTCGCGCGTAGTTGCCGGTGCATCTTTTTTAATGGCGATATCGTAATTGGTATTTCCGAGTGAATCAATTTTAATGTTTACAAAAGCTTCATCAAGAAATAGGGCGTCCACTTTAATGGTTTCAGTGCTGTTTTTAAAGAGTTGCATAATGCCCATATTCAGGGAAAGCGATTTGCCACTCGCCAAGGTATCGCCTTTAAATGGTGCGTTATTAATAATGCTGAAATTATTTACTTGCAACGAAGCATCGGGAAAACTGCTAAAAAAACTCAAATCTAAATCACTCCACGATACTGTAGCGTTGAGGTTTTCATTAATAGTACGCTTCAACATTTTTTCAAGACTGCCTTTAAAAATAAATGGTGCCGCAACTAACAATAACAGTAAAATACCGAGTATAATTCCTATGATTTTAAACGCTTTCTTCATAAAAGATTTTGAAAATTTATTTTTGATAATTGCTTTTAAAACAACTTCTTAAAAAGCCGCTGTCACGCAAAATTTATATCTGGACGCAAATTTACTTGGTAGTCTTTTTCTTTTCCTTAATTTCGTCTTAAATGTTAAAATTTGGAACCAATTAAACCTTTGCTAAACGTTTATCTTTCCCTTGGCAGCAACATGGGCAATCGTTTTGAGAATCTTCAAAACGCGGTTAATTTATTGTTTGAAGAATTGGGAAGTATCGTAAAGATTTCTTCAATATACGAAACGCCCGCAATGGGTTTTGACGGCGACCCATTTTTAAACTGTGCGGTGTGGATGCAAATAGATTTAAAACCTATCCAGATTTTAAAATCAATTCTTGAAATTGAAAAAAAATTGGGCCGAAAGCGAAACACTTCAAAAAGCTACACCGCTCGCCCCATAGATATAGACATTGTTTTTATTGACAATTTAATAATTGCAACAGATAAGCTTACCGTGCCGCATCCTGAAATGACAAAACGGAACTTTGTATTACAGCCCTTGGCAGATTTAAATTTGCATTTGGAGCACCCAATTTTGAATAAAACTATTGTTGAAATTCTGGAAGATACAACAGATACGAGCGAGCTTCAAAAACAGTCAAAATGGTTGAGCAATCCAATGCGCGAGTTTAATATTTCGCAATACAATTATATTGCCATAGAAGGTAATATTGGGGCAGGGAAAACAAGTTTGGCAAGTAAAATAGCAAACGATTTTAATGCGAAATTAATATTGGAGCGGTTTAAAGACAACCCGTTTCTTCCTAAATTTTATGAAGATGCTGCGCGTTATGCCTTTCCTTTAGAAATGTCCTTTCTCGCCGATCGCTACCAGCAACTGGTTGATGATATAACGCAATTCGATTTATTTAAAGAATCGGTAATTGCCGATTACGATGTAAACAAAAGCCTGATTTTTGCGAGTATAACGTTGCCTGAAGAAGAATATGCCTTGTATAAAAAACTTTTTCAAGTAATGCACAAAGATGTGCCAAAGCCAGATATGTATATTTATTTATATCAAAATACCGAGCGATTGCTTGCAAACATAAAAAAGCGCGGTAGAAAATACGAGCAAAGTATTGCGGCAGAATATCTTCAAAAGTTAAATGCAGGGTATTTGGAATTCATTAAAAACCAACATTCCGAAAACATAAAAATTATTGATATTTCTGAAATGGATTTTCTAAAAAACCGAGCAGATTATTTAAAGATTCTATCCGAAATAGTTTCATAAAAATGAAACAGTTAGCCGTTGCAATTGTCGAAAGTGTACAACATTTTATAAACTGCAAATGCCTACATTATTTCATTACCTTTGCAAAAAATTAATTATGAGCAGACAAGATAATAAAAGTAGTGGAAAAGCTTCGGGGCGAGGTGGAAATAACCAGCGTAATAGAAGTAGTGCAAGAGGAAATGCTCCATTAAAATCAGATTCTTCACCTAGAAAAACGGCTAGACAAGCAGATCCTTCGGCAAAACCAAAGTTGAGGTTCGATAAATCTGGAAAAGAAATAGGCCGAAGAGAAAGACCGGTAAAAGAAATAAAAAAGAGCAATCCTGAAGATGGAATTCGTTTAAATAAATACATAGCCAATAGTGGGGTTTGCTCGCGTCGAGAAGCCGATACATTTATAGCCACGGGCTTGGTTACCGTAAACGGAAAAATTATAAATGAAATGGGATATAAGGTTCAGTTATCAGACGACGTTCGTTTTGACGGTCGCCGCTTGAATCCGGAGCCAAATACTTTTGTTTTATTGAACAAACCCAAAGGCTTTGCCACAACAGACAGTAACTCCAAAGGAATGACAGTGATGGATTTGGTTGCCAATGCAACTACCGCTAAAATTAAACCTTTTGGTAGATTGGGAAGAAATGCCACTGGATTATTGCTCTTTACAAACGACGATGAGTTTGTACAAAAATTCTTGAAAAAAGGAATTCCAAGACTTTTTCATATTGAATTGGATAAAAATTTGAAAGCCGAACATCTGCAAAAAATTAAGGACGGTCTTACCATTGGGGGTAAAGAAATAGCTGTGGACCAAATAAGTTATGTTGACAATTCGCCAAAAAGTGAAATAGGTTTAAAAATCAGACATACTGGAAACAGTGTTATCCGAACGATCTTTGATCATCTGGGCTACGATGTAGTTCGTGTAGATTGTGTAACGCTTGGCCCATTAACAAAAAAAGATTTACCGCGCGGCCGATGGAGAACGCTTACTGAAAAGGAACTCAACATGTTTAGCATGTTATAAGCTAAAGTGAAAATTTTTCAGGTTTTGTAAATTATTAAACTTTTTTTGGCACATTTGTACTGTAAATATTTAGCAGATAGTATCTTTAAAATAGTTGGTTTTTGAATAATTTCAGAAACAAATTTATAAATGAACAACACCTTAGCGCTTTTAATTGCTACTTGCCATCCTGTTAAAGGTAAAGAACATACTTTACACACTTTGCCTATTCACATATAAAACTTCACGTTAATATTATGTTATACCTTCAGTTTTTTGGAGCATACGTAAGGAGATTTTTTTAATTTACACAATAGAACCAAAACTAAATAATGAATACTAAGTATATAGATTTAATAGACCAAACGTATTATTTTCCACAGGAAGAGTTTAAATTGGGCGACAATGGCCTTGAATTCCACGATGTAGATTTAATGGCGCTGGTAGAGCGTTATGGGGCGCCCTTAAAGTTTACCTATCTTCCAAAGATTTCGGAAAACATAAATTTAGCCAAAAATTGGTTTGCAAATGCTATTGAAAAAAACAATTACAAAGGCAGTTATAACTACTGCTACTGTACAAAAAGTTCGCATTTTAAGCACGTTTTAAACGAAGCCCTAAAAAATGATATTCATATAGAAACTTCTTCGGCTTTTGATATTGATATTGTAGAACGATTAAAGAAAACCGGGAAGATTACAGATAAAACTTATGTTATCTGTAATGGCTTTAAGCGCGAGCAGTATATTGCCAATATTGCACGACTGATTAATGATGGTCACGAAAACTGTATTCCTATTATTGATAATTACGAGGAGATTGAATTGCTTACTGACAGTATTGATAAACACTTTAGCGTAGGTATTCGCATTGCTTCGGAGGAAGAACCTAAATTTGAATTTTATACTTCCCGATTAGGAATTGGGTATAAAAACATTATTCCTTTTTACGAAGAGCAAATTAAAAATAACGAGCACGTAGATTTAAAAATGCTTCATTTCTTTATCAATACGGGTATTCGCGACACGGCTTATTATTGGAACGAATTGGTAAAGTGCTTAAAAGTGTATGTTCGACTTAAAAAAATCTGTCCATCGTTGGATAGTTTGAATATCGGTGGTGGTTTTCCTATAAAAAACTCGCTGCATTTTGAGTACGATTATCAATATATGGTAGATGAAATACTCAACCAAATTAATATTACCTGCGAAGAAGCAGATGTACCTGTACCGCATATTTTTACTGAATTTGGTAGTTTTACCGTTGGGGAAAGCGGTGGCGCTATTTATGAAATTCTCTATCAAAAACAACAAAACGACAGAGAAAAGTGGAATATGATAAACTCTTCATTTATTACAACTTTGCCAGACACTTGGGCAATCAGTAAAAAATTTATTATGCTGCCCATAAACCGTTGGAACGACGAGTATGAAAGAGTATTGCTGGGAGGGTTAACTTGCGATAGTGATGATTACTATAACAGCGAACAAAACATGGCGGCTATTTACCTGCCAAAGTTTAAAAAGGAAAAACCTTTGTATATTGGCTTTTTTAACACTGGGGCATACCAGGAAACCATTGGAGGTTTCGGGGGCTTACAGCACTGTTTAATTCCACAGCCAAAACATATTTTAATAGATAGAGATAAAAACAACACTATAACAACCGAACTTTTTTCTGAACAACAAACAAGCGAGCAATTGCTAAACATTTTAGGTTATGAGCACTAAGACGTATGCAGGAATCCCGCAAAAATATGCGGCCCTAGAAACATCAAAAATTGTATTGATCCCAGTTCCGTACGATGGAACCAGCACTTGGCAAAAAGGGGCCGACAAAGGTCCAGAAGCATTTTTAGATGCTTCGGAAAATATGGAGCTTTATGATATTGAAACCCAAACAGAGGTTTATAAACAAGGGGTTTACCTTGCCGATGCCATTACAGAAAATTCATCGCCCGAGGCTGTAGTTTCGGAGGTGCATAAAACCACGAAAGATTATATTAAACGAAATAAGTTCGTAACTATTTTTGGTGGCGAGCACAGCATTTCCATAGGAACTATTCGCGCATTTAACGAATGTTTCGATAATCTTACTGTCCTGCACATTGATGCACATGCAGATTTGCGAAAGGATTTTCACGGAAGCACTTGCAATCACGCCTGTGCAGTGTATGAAGCTAGCCAAACAACAAATTTGGTGCAGGTAGGTATTAGAAGTATGGATGTTGCCGAAACCCGTGTAATGGACGAAGAAAAAGTTTTCTTCGCCCATGATATGGCTAAGGATGAATACTGGATGGATAAAGTTATTGAAGCTTTAGGTGAAAATGTATTTATCACTTTTGATCTTGACGCTTTGGACCCTTCAATTCTTCCTTCAACCGGAACACCAGAACCGGGTGGGCTATTTTGGTATGAAACGCTCGATTTTTTAAAACAAGTATTTGAAGATAGAAACGTGGTAGGCTTTGATATTGTTGAACTTTGTCCGAACCCGGAAGAAAAAGCTTCCGATTTTGTTGCGGCCAAACTTTATTATAAAATGTTGACCTATAAATTTTCGGGAACTGAAGAAGGCGACGAATACGAAAGTAACTTTAACCTTTCCGCGCCACTCGATACAGGCAAAAAAGGAAATTCAAAATTTAACACAGAAGAAGATGAGTACTAACAAAGGATCCATTTCACAATTTATTGAAAAATATTACCTTCACTTTAATGCCGCAGCCCTTGTAGATGCTGCGAAGGGTTATGAAGCGCAACTTGCAAAAGGTTCAAAAATGCTCGTTTCTTTGGCTGGTGCAATGAGTACCGCCGAATTAGGGAAGATTTTTGCCGAAATGATTCGCCAAGATAAGGTGCAAATAATCTCTTGTACGGGCGCAAATCTCGAAGAAGATATTATGAATCTTGTAGCTCATAGTCATTATGAACGTGTGCCACATTACCGCGATTTAACTCCGCAAGACGAATGGGATTTATTGGAAAGAGGAATGAACCGGGTAACAGATACTTGTATACCGGAAGAAGAAGCTTTTCGAAGAATTCAAAAACACATAGTTAAACTCTGGAAAGATGCTGAAGCAAAAGGCGAACGATACCTCCCGCACGAATATATGTACAAGCTACTTTTAAGTGGTGTTATGGAGGAATATTACGAAATAGATTTAAAGGATTCTTGGATGTATGCCGCTGCCGAGAAAAATCTTCCGATTATCTGCCCAGGATGGGAAGATAGTACAATGGGTAATATTTTTGCGAGCTACGTTTTAAAAGGTGAACTGAAGGCTTCAACCATGAAAAGTGGGATTGAATACATGACATTTTTGGCAGATTGGTATACCGAAAACTCAAAAGACGGAATTGGTTTCTTCCAAATTGGCGGTGGTATAGCTGGCGATTTCCCGATCTGTGTGGTGCCAATGTTATACCAAGATATGGAACGCCCAGAAACGCCATTTTGGAGTTATTTTTGCCAAATAAGCGACTCAACTACTAGTTTTGGTAGCTATTCCGGGGCCGTACCTAACGAAAAAATTACTTGGGGCAAACTGGATATTAATACTCCAAAGTTTATAATTGAAAGTGATGCAACTATCGTAGCGCCATTGGTTTTTGCCTATATTTTAGATATGTAATCCAGTTAGCAAAATTAAATA
This region of Aequorivita marisscotiae genomic DNA includes:
- the folK gene encoding 2-amino-4-hydroxy-6-hydroxymethyldihydropteridine diphosphokinase, whose amino-acid sequence is MKPLLNVYLSLGSNMGNRFENLQNAVNLLFEELGSIVKISSIYETPAMGFDGDPFLNCAVWMQIDLKPIQILKSILEIEKKLGRKRNTSKSYTARPIDIDIVFIDNLIIATDKLTVPHPEMTKRNFVLQPLADLNLHLEHPILNKTIVEILEDTTDTSELQKQSKWLSNPMREFNISQYNYIAIEGNIGAGKTSLASKIANDFNAKLILERFKDNPFLPKFYEDAARYAFPLEMSFLADRYQQLVDDITQFDLFKESVIADYDVNKSLIFASITLPEEEYALYKKLFQVMHKDVPKPDMYIYLYQNTERLLANIKKRGRKYEQSIAAEYLQKLNAGYLEFIKNQHSENIKIIDISEMDFLKNRADYLKILSEIVS
- a CDS encoding pseudouridine synthase; its protein translation is MSRQDNKSSGKASGRGGNNQRNRSSARGNAPLKSDSSPRKTARQADPSAKPKLRFDKSGKEIGRRERPVKEIKKSNPEDGIRLNKYIANSGVCSRREADTFIATGLVTVNGKIINEMGYKVQLSDDVRFDGRRLNPEPNTFVLLNKPKGFATTDSNSKGMTVMDLVANATTAKIKPFGRLGRNATGLLLFTNDDEFVQKFLKKGIPRLFHIELDKNLKAEHLQKIKDGLTIGGKEIAVDQISYVDNSPKSEIGLKIRHTGNSVIRTIFDHLGYDVVRVDCVTLGPLTKKDLPRGRWRTLTEKELNMFSML
- a CDS encoding arginine decarboxylase codes for the protein MNTKYIDLIDQTYYFPQEEFKLGDNGLEFHDVDLMALVERYGAPLKFTYLPKISENINLAKNWFANAIEKNNYKGSYNYCYCTKSSHFKHVLNEALKNDIHIETSSAFDIDIVERLKKTGKITDKTYVICNGFKREQYIANIARLINDGHENCIPIIDNYEEIELLTDSIDKHFSVGIRIASEEEPKFEFYTSRLGIGYKNIIPFYEEQIKNNEHVDLKMLHFFINTGIRDTAYYWNELVKCLKVYVRLKKICPSLDSLNIGGGFPIKNSLHFEYDYQYMVDEILNQINITCEEADVPVPHIFTEFGSFTVGESGGAIYEILYQKQQNDREKWNMINSSFITTLPDTWAISKKFIMLPINRWNDEYERVLLGGLTCDSDDYYNSEQNMAAIYLPKFKKEKPLYIGFFNTGAYQETIGGFGGLQHCLIPQPKHILIDRDKNNTITTELFSEQQTSEQLLNILGYEH
- the speB gene encoding agmatinase, encoding MSTKTYAGIPQKYAALETSKIVLIPVPYDGTSTWQKGADKGPEAFLDASENMELYDIETQTEVYKQGVYLADAITENSSPEAVVSEVHKTTKDYIKRNKFVTIFGGEHSISIGTIRAFNECFDNLTVLHIDAHADLRKDFHGSTCNHACAVYEASQTTNLVQVGIRSMDVAETRVMDEEKVFFAHDMAKDEYWMDKVIEALGENVFITFDLDALDPSILPSTGTPEPGGLFWYETLDFLKQVFEDRNVVGFDIVELCPNPEEKASDFVAAKLYYKMLTYKFSGTEEGDEYESNFNLSAPLDTGKKGNSKFNTEEDEY
- a CDS encoding deoxyhypusine synthase family protein — its product is MSTNKGSISQFIEKYYLHFNAAALVDAAKGYEAQLAKGSKMLVSLAGAMSTAELGKIFAEMIRQDKVQIISCTGANLEEDIMNLVAHSHYERVPHYRDLTPQDEWDLLERGMNRVTDTCIPEEEAFRRIQKHIVKLWKDAEAKGERYLPHEYMYKLLLSGVMEEYYEIDLKDSWMYAAAEKNLPIICPGWEDSTMGNIFASYVLKGELKASTMKSGIEYMTFLADWYTENSKDGIGFFQIGGGIAGDFPICVVPMLYQDMERPETPFWSYFCQISDSTTSFGSYSGAVPNEKITWGKLDINTPKFIIESDATIVAPLVFAYILDM